In Sulfuricurvum sp. IAE1, one DNA window encodes the following:
- a CDS encoding SO_0444 family Cu/Zn efflux transporter, giving the protein MEALGIALWDLSVDMGVYILFGLLAAGVLHQFVREEAVRKHLGPSTHGAVYKAALIGTPLPLCSCSVIPFAASLRKSGASRGATLSFLISTPITGIDSILATFGMFGWAFTLYRVASSVLIAIAAGLLMNRIESDVPFQPARFSAVVPEGRMSVVQPSAPAPSEPFSLGKVFIYGFGTLLGSFSKPLFWGLVIGAFIAAALPQNLHQLFEDNRWLGYLIAVAVAAPMYVCATASLPIAASLIMAGVSPGAAFVFLTAGPATNTVTMGVVKSMLGMRALVVYLSVIVAGSLLSGVLIDIVFDALEFRMAMGHKEEQGWLEQGAAALLWGLIAYHLVRNRLSASDKKSCSGGSCCG; this is encoded by the coding sequence ATGGAAGCATTAGGGATTGCCTTATGGGATCTAAGTGTCGATATGGGGGTTTATATTCTTTTCGGACTTCTGGCAGCAGGTGTTTTACACCAGTTCGTACGGGAAGAAGCGGTTCGGAAACATCTGGGTCCCTCGACGCACGGCGCCGTTTATAAAGCGGCGCTTATCGGAACGCCGCTCCCGCTGTGCTCATGCAGCGTCATCCCCTTTGCCGCTTCCCTGCGTAAAAGCGGGGCGTCCAGGGGGGCTACCCTTTCGTTTCTGATATCGACGCCGATTACGGGGATCGATTCGATTCTTGCCACGTTCGGGATGTTCGGATGGGCATTCACGTTATACCGGGTTGCCAGTTCCGTATTGATCGCGATCGCGGCGGGCCTGTTGATGAATCGTATTGAATCCGATGTGCCGTTTCAGCCCGCCCGATTTTCGGCCGTCGTGCCCGAGGGGAGGATGTCGGTGGTGCAGCCTTCCGCGCCGGCTCCTTCTGAGCCGTTTTCGCTGGGGAAAGTTTTCATCTATGGATTCGGTACGTTGCTGGGAAGTTTCAGCAAGCCACTGTTCTGGGGGTTGGTGATCGGTGCGTTCATCGCCGCGGCCCTTCCGCAGAACCTCCACCAGCTGTTTGAGGATAACCGATGGCTGGGATACCTGATCGCCGTCGCGGTAGCCGCCCCGATGTACGTGTGCGCCACCGCTTCGCTTCCGATCGCGGCATCGCTCATCATGGCCGGCGTCTCGCCGGGGGCGGCGTTCGTCTTTCTCACCGCGGGCCCCGCGACCAACACCGTAACAATGGGGGTCGTCAAATCCATGCTCGGTATGCGTGCATTGGTTGTCTATCTCTCGGTCATCGTAGCGGGAAGCCTTCTCTCCGGCGTCCTGATCGACATCGTATTCGATGCGCTGGAATTTCGCATGGCGATGGGGCACAAAGAGGAGCAGGGGTGGCTGGAACAAGGAGCCGCGGCTCTTTTGTGGGGGTTGATCGCTTATCACCTCGTCCGAAACCGTTTGAGCGCTTCGGACAAAAAAAGCTGTTCGGGCGGGAGCTGTTGCGGTTAA
- a CDS encoding multicopper oxidase family protein produces the protein MEHNRRNFLGLASAVLAAAALPKESGASEHDHSVHAAPKRQLSRVENPQKVLSPSTIITPKKGKNYNPVVTLNGWSLPYEMKEGVKEFRLVAEPVIREFAPGMVVNCWGYNGTSPGPTIEAVEGDRIRLVVTNNLPEHTTIHWHGLILPNGMDGVGGLTQPQIKPGETYVYEFTLRQSGTFMYHPHADEMVQMAMGMMGMFIVHPKNPKLHRVDRDFCFLLASYDVAPGTYTPDPGTMSEFNLWSFNSRVFPGIDPMVVRKGDRVRIRVGNLTMTNHPIHMHGHIFEVTGTDGGWVPKSARWPEVTADIPVGSVRCIEFTATEEGDWAFHCHKSHHTMGPMGHGVPNMLGVKQDDLTEKISDLFPDYMYMPMGRTGMAEMQDMAEMGMALPENTLPMMTGKGPFGPIEMGGMFTVVKVRKDQAEGDYADPGWFEHPVGSVARKL, from the coding sequence ATGGAGCACAATAGACGCAATTTCCTGGGGTTGGCATCGGCGGTTCTTGCCGCCGCCGCACTTCCGAAAGAATCGGGGGCTTCAGAACACGACCATAGTGTTCACGCGGCTCCGAAACGGCAGCTGAGCCGGGTGGAGAACCCGCAAAAAGTTCTCTCCCCTTCGACGATCATAACGCCCAAGAAAGGGAAAAATTACAATCCCGTCGTTACCCTTAACGGTTGGAGCCTTCCGTACGAAATGAAAGAGGGGGTAAAAGAGTTTCGGCTGGTTGCCGAACCCGTCATCCGGGAGTTTGCCCCCGGTATGGTGGTCAACTGCTGGGGGTACAACGGTACGTCGCCCGGGCCGACGATCGAAGCGGTCGAAGGGGACCGCATCCGTCTGGTGGTCACGAACAATCTCCCCGAACATACGACGATCCATTGGCACGGTCTGATTCTTCCCAACGGCATGGACGGTGTGGGGGGACTGACCCAGCCGCAGATCAAGCCGGGAGAAACGTACGTTTACGAATTTACCCTTCGCCAGAGCGGAACGTTTATGTACCATCCCCATGCCGACGAGATGGTTCAGATGGCGATGGGGATGATGGGGATGTTTATCGTTCACCCCAAAAATCCAAAATTGCATCGCGTTGACCGTGATTTTTGTTTTCTTCTCGCCAGTTACGACGTTGCACCCGGCACCTATACGCCCGATCCTGGCACGATGAGCGAATTCAACCTTTGGAGCTTCAATAGCCGCGTTTTTCCGGGAATCGATCCGATGGTCGTGCGCAAAGGAGACCGGGTGAGGATCCGGGTAGGCAATTTGACGATGACGAACCATCCGATCCATATGCACGGCCATATATTCGAAGTGACCGGAACCGACGGAGGTTGGGTTCCAAAAAGTGCGCGATGGCCAGAAGTGACGGCCGATATCCCCGTCGGGTCGGTCCGGTGCATCGAGTTTACCGCCACCGAAGAAGGGGATTGGGCATTCCACTGTCACAAATCGCACCATACGATGGGTCCCATGGGACACGGCGTTCCGAACATGCTCGGCGTCAAACAAGACGATCTGACCGAGAAAATAAGCGACCTTTTCCCCGATTACATGTACATGCCCATGGGGCGAACCGGGATGGCGGAGATGCAGGATATGGCCGAAATGGGGATGGCGCTGCCTGAAAATACGTTGCCGATGATGACCGGGAAAGGGCCGTTCGGGCCGATCGAAATGGGGGGTATGTTTACCGTCGTCAAAGTACGTAAAGATCAGGCCGAAGGAGATTATGCCGATCCGGGATGGTTTGAACACCCCGTTGGAAGCGTAGCACGCAAATTATAG
- a CDS encoding CinA family protein translates to MKRDVIFVGNRLILNEAYERYILRNIKSRFSSIDSISYFEESDKDLFLHLDALLKHESKLVIVTTKTTFTIVGKLLSTVTADNQVLKNNMLIPSRADILENGSYLLNHNSSEINVILATEGKALPPILIGDESRQAIIHLFNEDLASAQTLLEPLAQNFDVRLEFSLLVEGWLKIRIHARRHGNLSQFIASAKGLMHHKVIAAANVAAFIIERLGAHNKKLSFAESCSGGSLAHFFTSQSGASAVFDGSLITYSNVLKANWLAVDDESLDAFGAVSAEVVMQMSEGAMNVSFSDYALSISGVAGPSGGSDAKPVGTVYISARSKTAVHTERFHFEGDRNYIQEQSVLMAVKMLLNVDRELFFA, encoded by the coding sequence ATGAAACGCGACGTAATTTTTGTCGGAAACCGCCTGATTCTCAACGAGGCATACGAGCGCTACATTCTCCGAAACATCAAAAGCCGCTTCTCCTCGATCGACTCGATCAGTTATTTCGAAGAATCGGACAAAGACCTCTTTTTGCATCTCGACGCGCTCCTTAAACACGAATCCAAACTGGTCATCGTCACCACCAAAACCACCTTTACGATCGTCGGCAAACTTCTCAGCACGGTTACCGCCGACAACCAGGTCCTCAAAAATAATATGCTCATCCCCTCACGCGCCGATATCCTCGAAAACGGCAGCTACCTTCTCAACCATAACAGCTCCGAAATCAACGTCATCCTGGCAACAGAGGGTAAAGCCCTCCCCCCGATACTTATCGGCGACGAATCACGCCAGGCAATCATCCACCTCTTCAACGAAGATCTAGCCAGTGCCCAGACTCTCCTTGAGCCGCTGGCGCAAAACTTCGACGTACGGCTCGAATTCAGCCTTCTCGTCGAGGGGTGGCTTAAAATCCGGATTCATGCCCGCCGCCACGGCAACCTTTCGCAGTTCATCGCTTCGGCCAAGGGGCTGATGCACCACAAGGTGATCGCCGCGGCGAACGTAGCCGCCTTTATCATCGAGCGGCTGGGGGCACACAACAAAAAGCTCTCGTTCGCCGAAAGCTGCAGCGGCGGGTCGCTGGCCCATTTCTTTACCTCCCAAAGCGGTGCATCGGCCGTTTTCGACGGTTCGCTTATCACCTATTCCAACGTCCTCAAAGCCAACTGGCTTGCCGTGGACGACGAATCTCTTGATGCTTTCGGGGCCGTCAGCGCCGAAGTCGTTATGCAGATGTCGGAAGGGGCGATGAACGTCAGCTTTTCCGATTATGCACTCTCTATCAGCGGCGTGGCCGGCCCCAGCGGCGGGAGCGATGCCAAGCCCGTCGGGACCGTCTACATCAGCGCCCGTTCCAAAACCGCCGTCCATACCGAGCGTTTCCATTTCGAAGGGGATCGTAACTATATCCAGGAACAAAGCGTCCTGATGGCCGTCAAAATGCTCCTCAACGTCGACCGCGAACTCTTTTTTGCCTAA
- a CDS encoding DUF2238 domain-containing protein, with protein MKLKPLLFIAYVTVWLVLAIDPWYREDWLLENILVFVALPVVIWGERRFGFSPAAAWMLFVFFVLHAIGAHYTYSEMPWFDLFTRTFGFERNHYDRVAHFLFGFLLLVPFAELFAVSAKPGKTVFAFAFVFMIAASGFYEVLEWLATEVTHAELGTAFLGTQGDEWDAQKDMLMCYLGIIAGALIWRRRIL; from the coding sequence ATGAAACTCAAACCTCTTTTGTTTATCGCGTATGTTACGGTCTGGTTAGTTCTGGCGATCGATCCGTGGTATCGTGAAGACTGGCTGCTGGAAAATATTCTGGTATTCGTTGCCCTTCCCGTGGTGATATGGGGAGAACGCCGTTTCGGTTTTTCGCCTGCCGCCGCGTGGATGCTGTTTGTGTTTTTCGTTCTGCATGCCATCGGAGCGCACTACACCTACAGCGAGATGCCCTGGTTTGATCTTTTCACCCGTACTTTCGGTTTTGAACGCAATCATTACGACCGCGTTGCCCATTTTCTGTTCGGGTTTTTGCTGTTAGTACCGTTTGCCGAGCTCTTCGCCGTTTCCGCCAAACCCGGTAAAACGGTTTTTGCTTTCGCGTTTGTCTTTATGATTGCGGCTTCGGGTTTTTACGAGGTACTCGAATGGCTCGCCACCGAAGTGACCCATGCCGAACTCGGAACCGCGTTTCTGGGAACGCAGGGAGACGAGTGGGACGCACAGAAAGACATGCTGATGTGTTATCTTGGCATTATCGCGGGGGCGTTGATTTGGCGGAGACGGATACTCTAA
- a CDS encoding TolC family protein → MKTWPVICVAAVLVLGGCSVPGKEGVFRSLNETMGTDLVWIKSEREAAAVEKNITAILARPLKGEDAVRIALINNRSLQQSYEELGIAHADLVQAGLMSNPVLGYSVGRGGGVTTNKLSIELAFLDLLWIPLRRDLAGIALEEAKARIADEVLKTVRETRKAYVDANTAEAIAQLQDEQLASASASAQLAIRQYTAGNLAKRDMLRIRAEYSRARIDALEARKNASDAREELNKLMGLYGRFTDYRMASAESSLLMPPSSPEGLERESIRSRFDIAAARKKLEYAARAAGIVENTRLLDELSLEYENERTTGEARFNTVGVKIPLPLFDLGQGRVESARAQYNQAHHALYALSVNVRSDVRRAYAALRYRYDIAAEYRDALSGIHRDMLEETGLYYNGMLEGIHELLEERRRFGEMKIAAAEAVAEYEKARIDLDYAVGTRMEDANGAQ, encoded by the coding sequence ATGAAAACATGGCCGGTGATCTGCGTTGCCGCGGTATTGGTGCTGGGCGGATGTTCCGTACCCGGAAAAGAGGGGGTGTTCCGGTCGTTGAACGAAACGATGGGGACCGATCTCGTGTGGATCAAGAGTGAGAGGGAAGCCGCAGCCGTAGAGAAAAACATTACCGCCATCCTCGCCCGACCCTTAAAGGGTGAAGATGCCGTCCGTATCGCCCTGATCAACAACCGTTCGCTGCAGCAAAGCTACGAAGAACTCGGCATCGCGCACGCCGATCTGGTCCAGGCGGGGCTGATGAGCAATCCCGTTTTGGGGTATTCGGTCGGCCGAGGCGGCGGCGTGACGACGAACAAACTGAGCATCGAACTGGCGTTTTTGGACCTTTTGTGGATCCCTTTACGCAGGGACCTGGCCGGGATAGCACTCGAAGAAGCCAAAGCACGGATCGCCGATGAGGTTCTCAAAACCGTACGTGAAACCCGTAAAGCGTATGTGGATGCGAATACTGCCGAAGCGATAGCGCAGCTTCAGGACGAACAGCTGGCATCCGCCTCGGCGTCGGCACAATTGGCAATCCGGCAGTATACTGCCGGAAATCTCGCCAAACGGGATATGCTGAGAATCCGTGCGGAGTATTCGCGTGCCCGCATCGATGCGCTCGAAGCGCGGAAAAATGCCTCGGATGCGAGAGAGGAACTCAACAAACTGATGGGTCTTTACGGCCGGTTTACCGATTATCGTATGGCTTCTGCAGAGAGTTCGCTCCTTATGCCTCCCTCTTCGCCGGAGGGGTTGGAGCGCGAATCGATCCGAAGCCGCTTCGATATCGCCGCCGCCCGAAAAAAACTGGAATATGCCGCCAGAGCGGCTGGGATTGTCGAAAACACCCGTTTGCTGGACGAACTTTCCCTGGAATATGAAAACGAAAGAACGACCGGAGAAGCCCGGTTCAATACGGTAGGGGTTAAAATCCCGCTGCCTCTCTTTGACCTTGGACAGGGGCGCGTCGAAAGCGCGCGTGCGCAGTACAATCAGGCGCATCATGCCCTGTATGCCCTTTCGGTCAATGTGCGAAGCGACGTGCGTCGCGCGTATGCGGCTTTACGGTATCGTTACGATATCGCCGCAGAGTATCGGGACGCATTGTCGGGTATCCACCGTGATATGCTTGAAGAAACGGGGCTTTATTATAACGGCATGCTCGAAGGGATCCACGAATTGCTTGAAGAACGCCGCCGCTTCGGCGAGATGAAAATCGCCGCTGCCGAAGCCGTCGCAGAATACGAAAAAGCGCGAATCGATCTGGATTACGCTGTCGGTACGCGAATGGAGGATGCTAATGGAGCACAATAG